From Solanum lycopersicum chromosome 8, SLM_r2.1, the proteins below share one genomic window:
- the LOC101253918 gene encoding fasciclin-like arabinogalactan protein 14 → MVNFNTSLATFFFFFLLLSRAKSFNITSLLNHYSSFSSFNNYLTQSGVAAEINSRRTLTVLVVENNKLSPLKGMSQDAIANVMRVHVLLDYYDVPKMQMLPNKTMKTPTLFQTTGYANNDKGFLNMTDLGVGSISLGSAAEGERLESKLIKSIASQPYNISILQVSNVIIPSGIESSTPTSPPPTPAPISSAPTYSPASSPHGSSAAPGTGTDTGPAPESEAAPAPCNDAGPAPESEAAETPTEASPAPAPHHLPPKSDAPTAETPASGSADAPSASAPSSDVPSAGAPSSDIPSSGAPSAGAPEADAPSTGEPEADASSAGAPEADAPAPTSTGDNASASSILGVSLVFIAMTNLFLVLVI, encoded by the coding sequence atggttAATTTCAACACTTCACTCgcaacttttttcttcttcttcctcttgttATCTCGAGCTAAGTCTTTTAACATTACTTCTCTACTTAACCATTACTCATCTTTTAGCAGTTTCAACAATTACCTAACTCAAAGCGGAGTGGCTGCGGAGATTAATTCACGACGGACCCTCACTGTCCTAGTCGTTGAGAACAACAAATTATCGCCCCTCAAGGGGATGTCACAAGACGCGATAGCTAACGTCATGCGCGTGCACGTCTTACTCGACTACTATGACGTTCCAAAGATGCAAATGTTGCCTAACAAGACTATGAAGACGCCTACTTTATTTCAAACGACTGGTTATGCGAACAACGACAAAGGGTTTTTGAACATGACTGATTTGGGTGTTGGAAGTATTTCGCTAGGCTCGGCTGCAGAAGGAGAAAGACTCGAAtcgaaattaattaaatctatTGCGTCACAACCTTATAATATTTCGATATTGCAAGTTAGCAATGTCATTATTCCATCGGGAATTGAGTCATCAACACCAACATCTCCTCCACCTACCCCTGCCCCAATTAGTAGTGCACCAACATACTCCCCTGCTTCTTCGCCCCATGGATCATCTGCAGCCCCTGGTACTGGTACTGACACAGGGCCTGCACCAGAATCAGAGGCTGCCCCTGCCCCTTGTAATGACGCAGGGCCTGCACCAGAATCAGAGGCTGCAGAGACCCCTACAGAGGCTTCCCCTGCACCGGCTCCACATCATTTACCACCCAAATCCGATGCACCAACTGCAGAGACTCCTGCGAGTGGATCAGCTGATGCACCATCTGCTAGTGCACCATCATCTGATGTACCATCGGCTGGTGCACCATCATCTGATATACCATCATCTGGTGCACCATCAGCCGGTGCACCAGAGGCCGATGCACCATCGACCGGTGAACCGGAAGCCGATGCATCATCGGCCGGTGCACCAGAGGCTGATGCACCAGCACCAACTTCAACGGGGGATAATGCTAGTGCTAGTTCTATTTTAGGTGTTAGCTTAGTTTTCATTGCAATGACTaatctctttctcgttttagtGATTTAG
- the LOC101251906 gene encoding transmembrane 9 superfamily member 9 encodes MGGDWRSLRIPSLICAIYLLLTFNNVYCFYLPGVAPEDFQKGDLLSVKVNKLTSTKTQLPYSFYSVPFCRPENIIDSRENLGEVLRGDRIENSPFAFKMTEPEMCHVVCRLVLDDKKAKEFKEKIEDEYRVNMILDNLPLVVPVRRLEQEAPPAYQQGVYIGVKGQYAGSKDEKHFIHNHLTFTVKYHKDLQTDSARIVGFEVMPFSVKHEYDGKWADNTRLTTCDPHAKRTVSNSNSPQEVEANQEIIFTYDVEFQKSDVKWASRWDAYLLMADDQIHWFSIVNSLMIVLFLSGMVAMIMLRTLYRDISKYNELETQEEAQEETGWKLVHSDVFRPPSNSDLLCVYVGTGVQFFCMMLVTMMFAVLGFLSPSNRGGLMTAMLLLWVFMGLFAGYSASRLYKMFKGTEWKKIALRTAFLFPATVFVIFFVLNALIWGQKSSGAVPFGTMFALVFLWFGISVPLVFVGSYVGFRKPTIEDPVKTNKIPRQIPEQAWYMNPIFSVLIGGILPFGAVFIELFFILTSIWLNQFYYLFGFLFIVFVILIVTCAEITIVLCYFQLCSEDYLWWWRSYLTSGSSALYLFLYATFYFFTKLDITKPVSGILYFGYMLIASYAFFVLTGTIGFYACFWFTRLIYSSVKID; translated from the exons ATGGGAGGAGATTGGCGATCTCTGCGAATTCCTTCATTGATCTGCGctatttatcttcttcttaCATTCAACAATGTCTACTGTTTCTACCTACCCGGTGTTGCGCCTGAAGATTTCCAAAAG GGAGATCTTCTGTCTGTGAAAGTGAACAAGCTGACCTCTACAAAGACTCAGCTTCCTTATTCATTCTATTCTGTTCCTTTCTGTCGTCCAGAAAATATCATTGATAGCAGAGAAAATCTTGGAGAAGTGCTACGTGGTGATCGAATTGAGAACTCCCCTTTTGCG TTTAAAATGACGGAGCCAGAGATGTGTCATGTTGTTTGCAGGCTTGTTCTTGATGACAAGAAAGCTAaggaatttaaagaaaaaattgaagacgAATATCGTGTGAACAT GATACTAGATAATCTGCCTTTAGTTGTTCCAGTTCGGAGGTTAGAGCAAGAAGCCCCTCCTGCCTATCAGCAGGGAGTTTATATTGGTGTAAAGGGACAATATGCTGGA AGCAAGGATGAGAAGCATTTCATCCATAACCACTTGACATTTACTGTTAAGTACCATAAAGATTTGCAGACAGACTCGGCCAGAATTGTGGGATTTGAGGTCATGCCATTTAG TGTTAAGCATGAATATGATGGTAAATGGGCTGACAATACTCGTTTAACAACATGTGATCCACATGCAAAACGGACAGTATCTAACTCAAATTCTCCTCAAGAGGTTGAGGCTAACCAAGAAATCATATTTACATATGATGTTGAATTCCAG AAGAGTGATGTGAAGTGGGCGTCAAGATGGGATGCCTATCTTTTGATGGCAGATGATCAGATACACTGGTTCTCGATAGTAAATTCTTTAATGATTGTGCTGTTCCTGTCAGGCATGGTGGCAATGATAATGTTGAGAACACTTTATCGGGACATTTCCAAGTATAACGAACTGGAAACCCAGGAAGAGGCACAGGAAGAAACAGGATGGAAACTAGTCCATTCAGATGTTTTCAGGCCTCCAAGTAACTCTGATCTGCTTTGTGTGTATGTTGGAACTGGTGTACAGTTTTTCTGTATGATGCTTGTGACCATGATGTTCGCCGTCCTGGGATTCCTCTCCCCTTCAAATCGGGGTGGGCTAATGACTGCAATGCTCTTGCTCTGGGTTTTCATGGGACTCTTTGCGGGCTACTCAGCTTCCCGTCTCTATAAGATGTTCAAAGGTACAGAATGGAAGAAAATCGCTCTCAGGACAGCATTTTTGTTCCCAGCTACGGTCTTTGTCATCTTCTTCGTGTTAAATGCACTCATCTGGGGTCAAAAATCATCTGGGGCTGTGCCATTTGGAACAATGTTTGCTTTGGTGTTCTTATGGTTCGGAATATCAGTCCCTCTTGTGTTTGTTGGCAGTTACGTTGGTTTTAGAAAGCCAACCATTGAGGATCCAGTAAAAACGAATAAAATACCCAGGCAGATCCCAGAGCAAGCTTGGTACATGAACCCCATCTTCTCAGTTCTTATTGGAGGCATACTTCCATTTGGAGCCGTCTTCATTGAGCTCTTCTTCATCCTCACCTCCATCTGGCTGAACCAGTTTTACTACCTCTTCGGTTTCCTCTTCATCGTTTTTGTCATCCTGATAGTCACCTGTGCCGAAATAACCATCGTACTATGCTATTTCCAGTTATGCAGTGAGGACTACTTATGGTGGTGGAGATCCTACTTGACATCAGGCTCGTCCGCACTTTACCTGTTCCTTTACGCTACCTTCTACTTCTTCACTAAGCTTGACATCACTAAGCCTGTTTCTGGGATCTTATATTTTGGTTACATGTTGATTGCTTCATATGCATTCTTCGTCCTCACTGGTACCATCGGTTTCTACGCATGCTTCTGGTTCACAAGACTCATCTACTCGTCTGTGAAGATCGATTGA
- the LOC101252203 gene encoding uncharacterized protein isoform X1 codes for MSNRMVLSYTNSFALFRPKFNGHFIPSIYHSDVLSLTRHVSSTTALSFCQLQASKHHDSAVTVASDVRYGSKQIISVDSTLYDYILTNVREPKILRELREETATMRGSQMQVSPDQAQLLAMLVQILGAKRCIEVGTYTGYSSLAVALVLPEGGHLVACDRDGKAIEVAKRYYDRAGVSHKVDVRHGLAADTLKSLIQNGESCRYDFAFVDAEKKMYQEYFELLLQLVRVGGLIVVDNVLWHGRVSDPLVNDSKTLSIRNFNENLMKDNRVDISMVPIGDGMTICRKR; via the exons ATGTCCAATCGGATGGTGCTTAGCTACACCAATTCATTTGCATTATTTAGACCTAAATTTAATGGCCATTTCATTCCCTCCATATACCACTCTGATGTGTTATCCTTGACGAGGCATGTGTCTTCCACAACTGCTCTCTCCTTTTGTCAGCTTCAGGCATCAAAACATCATGATAGTGCAGTTACTGTTGCAAGTGATGTTAGATATGGTAGTAAACAGATTATAAGTGTTGATTCGACACTGTATGACTACATATTGACCAATGTTAGAGAACCAAAG ATTTTGCGTGAACTTAGGGAGGAGACAGCAACAATGCGAGGTAGTCAGATGCAG GTGTCACCGGATCAAGCACAACTACTTGCTATGCTCGTCCAAATTCTTGGGGCAAAAAGGTGTATTGAAGTGGGAACATATACT GGATATTCATCCTTGGCTGTTGCCTTGGTCCTTCCAGAAGGGGGTCATTTAGTTGCTTGTGACAGAGATGGCAAAGCAATTGAGGTTGCAAAAAGATATTATGACCGAGCTGGTGTGTCACATAAG GTGGATGTACGACATGGTCTAGCAGCAGATACTTTGAAGTCTTTGATTCAAAATGGTGAAAGTTGCAG ATATGATTTTGCATTTGTTGACGCAGAAAAGAAAATGTATCAAGAGTACTTTGAGTTGCTGCTACAACTG GTAAGAGTCGGAGGTCTTATTGTAGTCGATAATGTCCTATGGCATGGAAGAGTTTCCGATCCactg GTAAATGATTCCAAGACTCTTAGCATTAGAAACTTTAATGAAAACTTGATGAAGGATAACCGCGTCGACATCAGTATG GTGCCTATTGGTGATGGTATGACAATTTGTAGAAAAAGATGA
- the LOC101252203 gene encoding uncharacterized protein isoform X2 — protein sequence MSNRMVLSYTNSFALFRPKFNGHFIPSIYHSDVLSLTRHVSSTTALSFCQLQASKHHDSAVTVASDVRYGSKQIISVDSTLYDYILTNVREPKILRELREETATMRGSQMQVSPDQAQLLAMLVQILGAKRCIEVGTYTGYSSLAVALVLPEGGHLVACDRDGKAIEVAKRYYDRAGVSHKVDVRHGLAADTLKSLIQNGESCRYDFAFVDAEKKMYQEYFELLLQLVNDSKTLSIRNFNENLMKDNRVDISMVPIGDGMTICRKR from the exons ATGTCCAATCGGATGGTGCTTAGCTACACCAATTCATTTGCATTATTTAGACCTAAATTTAATGGCCATTTCATTCCCTCCATATACCACTCTGATGTGTTATCCTTGACGAGGCATGTGTCTTCCACAACTGCTCTCTCCTTTTGTCAGCTTCAGGCATCAAAACATCATGATAGTGCAGTTACTGTTGCAAGTGATGTTAGATATGGTAGTAAACAGATTATAAGTGTTGATTCGACACTGTATGACTACATATTGACCAATGTTAGAGAACCAAAG ATTTTGCGTGAACTTAGGGAGGAGACAGCAACAATGCGAGGTAGTCAGATGCAG GTGTCACCGGATCAAGCACAACTACTTGCTATGCTCGTCCAAATTCTTGGGGCAAAAAGGTGTATTGAAGTGGGAACATATACT GGATATTCATCCTTGGCTGTTGCCTTGGTCCTTCCAGAAGGGGGTCATTTAGTTGCTTGTGACAGAGATGGCAAAGCAATTGAGGTTGCAAAAAGATATTATGACCGAGCTGGTGTGTCACATAAG GTGGATGTACGACATGGTCTAGCAGCAGATACTTTGAAGTCTTTGATTCAAAATGGTGAAAGTTGCAG ATATGATTTTGCATTTGTTGACGCAGAAAAGAAAATGTATCAAGAGTACTTTGAGTTGCTGCTACAACTG GTAAATGATTCCAAGACTCTTAGCATTAGAAACTTTAATGAAAACTTGATGAAGGATAACCGCGTCGACATCAGTATG GTGCCTATTGGTGATGGTATGACAATTTGTAGAAAAAGATGA